The proteins below come from a single Gemmatimonadaceae bacterium genomic window:
- a CDS encoding rod shape-determining protein: MRWPFLKAGSLFPANAIGVDLGTANTLIYVKGEGIVLNEPSVVAIDRETKKIKGVGLEAKRMLGRTPDGVIAVRPMKDGVIADFDVTEKMLRYFLTLIIENHVFKVKPRVIVCVPSGITEVEKRAVRDSALGAGAKEVFMVAEPMAAAIGVGLPVETPTGNMVIDIGGGTTEIAVIALSGIVSDTSIRTGGDELDISIVQFMRKNYNLLIGEPTAEQIKITIGSAAPVGDDREMEVKGRDLVSGIPKTVRVHSSEIREAIQEPIQQIVDAVRRALEITPPELASDIVDRGIVMTGGGALIRGLDLLLSQETSLPIHVDEDPLTCVVRGTGRILDDEEKYWSVLSA; the protein is encoded by the coding sequence ATGCGCTGGCCTTTCCTCAAAGCGGGCTCACTCTTTCCCGCAAACGCGATCGGAGTCGACCTCGGGACCGCCAACACCCTCATCTATGTGAAGGGTGAAGGCATCGTCCTGAACGAACCCTCCGTCGTCGCGATCGACCGGGAGACCAAGAAGATCAAGGGCGTCGGGCTCGAGGCCAAGCGAATGCTCGGCCGAACCCCGGACGGCGTCATCGCCGTGCGCCCGATGAAAGACGGCGTTATTGCCGACTTCGACGTGACGGAAAAGATGTTGCGGTACTTCCTCACGCTCATCATCGAGAACCACGTGTTCAAGGTGAAACCGCGCGTCATCGTCTGTGTACCATCGGGCATCACCGAGGTCGAGAAGCGCGCCGTGCGCGACTCGGCTCTGGGCGCCGGCGCCAAGGAAGTGTTCATGGTCGCCGAGCCGATGGCAGCCGCGATCGGAGTGGGGCTGCCGGTGGAGACTCCGACGGGCAACATGGTGATCGACATCGGCGGGGGAACGACCGAGATCGCGGTCATCGCGCTCTCCGGCATCGTGAGCGACACCTCGATCCGCACCGGCGGCGACGAGCTCGACATCTCGATCGTTCAGTTCATGCGCAAGAACTACAACCTGCTCATCGGCGAGCCGACCGCCGAGCAGATCAAGATCACGATTGGGTCGGCGGCCCCGGTCGGGGACGACCGCGAGATGGAAGTGAAGGGGCGCGACCTGGTCTCCGGCATCCCGAAGACGGTTCGCGTGCACTCCAGCGAAATTCGCGAGGCGATCCAGGAACCGATTCAGCAGATCGTCGACGCCGTGCGGCGCGCGCTCGAAATCACGCCGCCCGAGTTGGCCAGCGACATCGTCGACCGCGGCATCGTCATGACGGGTGGGGGCGCGCTCATTCGCGGCCTCGACCTGCTGCTCAGCCAGGAAACGAGCCTGCCAATTCACGTCGACGAAGACCCGCTGACGTGTGTCGTACGAGGAACGGGTCGGATTCTCGACGACGAGGAAAAGTACTGGTCCGTCCTCAGCGCGTGA
- the proS gene encoding proline--tRNA ligase — protein MAPPDDKKLTTREADFSAWYNEVVLRAELADYSPVRGCMVIRPNGYGIWERMQRALDDMFKATGHENAYFPLFIPESYLHKEAQHVEGFAPEVAVVTHGGGKKLEEPLIIRPTSETIIYSMFAKWVQSYRDLPLLMNQWANVVRWEMRTRLFLRTLEFLWQEGHTAHATHDEAEEEARRMLGVYSDFMEGHMAMPVITGLKSNAEKFAGALCTYACEALMQDNKALQAGTSHDLGQNFAKAFDLKFQAEHGGQEFAWNTSWGVSTRLVGGLVMTHGDDVGIRIPPLLAPTELVIVPIYRSDDERNRVLEAADRVEQRLLDWERRDPGRLRVHIDDREGVKPGAKYYDWELRGVPLRMELGPRDIDSNQGVLVRRDNRAKKPVSLDTVGEEVAELLMRIQEDMLIAARDRREANSIRHKISYDDFKELMEGKGAFVYAGWCGGEECEAKIKEETKATIRVLPDEEFRSAEAPATCLKCGRASVAEAVWARAY, from the coding sequence ATGGCCCCCCCCGACGACAAGAAGCTCACCACCCGCGAAGCCGACTTCAGCGCCTGGTACAACGAAGTCGTCCTGCGCGCCGAGCTCGCCGATTATTCGCCCGTCCGCGGATGCATGGTCATCCGTCCGAACGGCTACGGAATCTGGGAACGGATGCAGCGCGCCCTGGACGACATGTTCAAGGCGACAGGACACGAGAACGCCTACTTCCCGCTGTTCATTCCCGAGAGCTACCTGCACAAGGAAGCGCAGCACGTCGAGGGATTCGCGCCCGAGGTGGCGGTCGTCACGCACGGAGGCGGCAAGAAGCTCGAGGAACCGCTCATCATTCGGCCGACGTCCGAGACCATCATCTATTCGATGTTCGCCAAATGGGTGCAGAGCTACCGCGACTTGCCGCTGCTCATGAATCAGTGGGCGAACGTCGTCCGCTGGGAGATGCGCACGCGTCTCTTCCTGCGCACACTCGAGTTCCTCTGGCAGGAGGGACACACCGCTCACGCGACCCACGACGAGGCGGAAGAAGAGGCGCGTCGCATGCTCGGCGTGTACAGCGACTTCATGGAAGGCCACATGGCGATGCCCGTCATCACCGGCCTCAAGTCCAACGCCGAAAAGTTCGCCGGGGCGCTATGCACATACGCGTGCGAGGCGCTGATGCAGGACAACAAGGCGCTCCAGGCGGGCACGTCTCACGACCTCGGGCAGAACTTCGCCAAGGCGTTCGACCTCAAGTTCCAGGCGGAGCACGGCGGGCAGGAGTTCGCATGGAACACCAGTTGGGGCGTGTCCACGCGTCTCGTCGGCGGCCTGGTGATGACCCACGGCGACGACGTCGGCATTCGCATTCCTCCGCTGCTGGCTCCAACGGAGCTGGTCATCGTTCCGATCTACAGGAGCGACGACGAGCGCAATCGAGTCCTCGAAGCCGCCGACCGCGTCGAACAACGGCTGCTCGACTGGGAGCGCCGCGATCCCGGCCGTTTACGCGTGCACATCGATGACCGCGAAGGGGTAAAACCCGGCGCCAAGTACTACGACTGGGAGTTGCGCGGCGTCCCCCTGCGTATGGAGCTCGGCCCCCGCGACATCGATAGTAATCAGGGCGTCCTGGTGCGCCGAGATAACCGCGCCAAGAAGCCCGTCTCGCTTGACACAGTGGGCGAGGAAGTCGCCGAGCTGCTGATGCGCATTCAGGAAGACATGCTGATCGCGGCCCGTGACCGGCGTGAGGCGAACAGCATCCGACACAAGATCAGCTACGACGACTTCAAGGAGCTGATGGAAGGGAAGGGGGCGTTCGTCTACGCCGGCTGGTGCGGCGGCGAAGAGTGCGAGGCGAAGATCAAGGAGGAGACGAAGGCGACGATTCGCGTGCTCCCCGACGAGGAGTTCCGCTCGGCCGAAGCGCCGGCGACCTGCCTCAAATGCGGACGCGCGTCGGTCGCCGAGGCCGTATGGGCCAGAGCGTACTGA
- the mrdA gene encoding penicillin-binding protein 2: MSFHPNDVIRRGRAASLIVSGVVLFLLGAFFRAQVIRNEESLLQSEENRLRQVPTAAPRGRILDRNNRPIAENVVGYSVALLALSEDTLRATLDRLKSTIQLTPKQYQDAIRRYRQASNRPTVIVQDASLDVVSVLEEHHMDFPSLIIQSAPKRIYPDGQAVGAFVGYVAEISEPELANMSADGYKPGQLVGKQGLEKQYEKLLHGREGIQFVEVDAHNRVVTNGRAREAVTPQEGPPLYTSIDLDLQEYIHSLFGDSLAAAAVAMVPTTGEVLALYSSPAIDPNRFVGGVSQSYYDSLRTDPRQPLYNKALQAIQAPGSTFKLATSVMALEDSLINFDSHMPERCTGFYYFGNRAWHCWKKEGHGSLNLLGAIAQSCDVYFYQLGQRLTLSRLVAGGVSLGFDKKTGVDLPEESKPRFPNSYPDYFNQRYGRNWTVGSTELNMAIGQGENAQTVINMARFYSALATDGSEPTPMLKRGTPKFTKAIRLPPDQMTQLRKAMMGVVSEGGTAAGAAISGVNIAGKTGTAQVPGFKTDKNGKSLYYAWFAGMAPAESPQIVVVVMVPNVTFEGATAATFATKIIAHFLHKQINNTIENTG, translated from the coding sequence ATGAGCTTTCATCCGAACGACGTGATTCGCCGCGGCCGGGCGGCGAGCTTGATCGTTTCGGGCGTGGTGTTGTTTCTACTCGGTGCGTTCTTCCGCGCGCAGGTGATTCGGAACGAGGAGTCGCTGCTGCAGTCGGAGGAAAACCGGTTGCGCCAGGTTCCGACCGCCGCGCCGCGCGGACGCATTCTCGACCGCAATAACCGACCGATCGCCGAGAACGTGGTCGGGTACTCGGTCGCGCTGCTCGCGCTGTCCGAGGACACGCTGCGCGCGACGCTCGACCGGCTCAAGTCCACGATCCAGCTCACCCCCAAGCAGTACCAGGACGCGATTCGCCGCTACAGACAGGCTTCGAATCGTCCGACGGTGATCGTGCAAGACGCATCGCTCGACGTCGTGTCCGTGCTCGAAGAGCACCACATGGACTTCCCGAGCCTCATCATCCAGTCCGCACCGAAGCGGATCTATCCGGATGGCCAGGCGGTCGGCGCATTCGTCGGCTACGTGGCGGAGATCAGCGAGCCCGAGCTCGCCAACATGAGCGCGGACGGCTACAAGCCGGGCCAGCTCGTCGGCAAACAAGGGCTCGAGAAGCAGTATGAAAAGCTCTTGCACGGACGCGAGGGGATACAGTTCGTCGAGGTGGACGCGCACAACCGGGTGGTGACGAACGGCCGCGCCCGCGAAGCGGTGACGCCCCAAGAAGGGCCGCCGCTCTACACGAGCATCGATCTCGACCTTCAGGAATACATCCATTCGTTGTTCGGCGATTCCCTCGCCGCGGCCGCCGTCGCGATGGTTCCAACGACGGGAGAAGTACTCGCCCTCTATAGCTCGCCGGCGATCGATCCAAATCGGTTCGTGGGCGGCGTCTCGCAGTCGTACTACGACTCGCTGCGCACCGACCCGCGTCAACCGCTTTACAACAAGGCGCTGCAGGCGATTCAAGCGCCCGGCTCGACGTTCAAGCTGGCTACGTCGGTGATGGCGCTCGAGGACAGCCTCATCAACTTCGACTCACACATGCCCGAGCGGTGCACGGGGTTCTACTACTTCGGCAACCGCGCCTGGCACTGCTGGAAGAAGGAAGGACACGGGAGCCTGAACCTCCTCGGCGCGATCGCCCAATCGTGCGACGTCTATTTCTATCAGCTGGGCCAACGGCTCACACTGTCCCGGCTCGTTGCGGGCGGCGTCAGTCTCGGATTCGACAAGAAGACGGGCGTCGACTTGCCCGAAGAGAGCAAACCCAGATTCCCGAACAGCTATCCGGACTACTTCAACCAGCGGTACGGGCGCAACTGGACCGTGGGCTCGACCGAGTTGAACATGGCGATCGGCCAGGGTGAAAACGCGCAGACCGTGATCAACATGGCGCGGTTCTACAGTGCGCTCGCCACCGACGGCAGCGAGCCGACGCCGATGCTCAAGCGCGGCACCCCGAAGTTCACGAAAGCGATTCGACTGCCGCCCGACCAGATGACCCAACTCCGCAAAGCGATGATGGGCGTCGTTTCGGAGGGCGGCACGGCGGCCGGTGCGGCGATCAGCGGCGTCAACATCGCCGGCAAAACCGGCACGGCACAGGTACCCGGATTCAAGACGGACAAGAACGGCAAGTCGCTCTACTACGCCTGGTTCGCCGGCATGGCGCCCGCCGAGAGCCCGCAGATCGTGGTCGTCGTGATGGTGCCGAACGTGACGTTCGAAGGCGCCACGGCGGCGACCTTCGCCACGAAGATCATCGCGCACTTTCTACATAAGCAGATCAACAACACCATCGAGAACACGGGCTGA
- the mreC gene encoding rod shape-determining protein MreC: MANPARLGNRVDAGLLIACVGLSFIAIVLRDQDREPIASALRRTVVAPLVGLQRGAERWRVAYVTNDARQMAVDSVVMRTMNSQALQVENDQLRRILGLGSRLEWGFVPADALRGTAPSEQLVTTLTLTAGSTAGVTRYSPVVAPEGLVGTIQTADPTMSIAILYTNPDFRASAMAVDGSTFGIIYPHAQRGSGSDAYMLEMRGVPTKIQLKPGTTIYTSGLGGTFPRGITIGTIVVELKTSEVWTRTYLVRPAVTPSQVTTVLILTPKRISQGTGNIWGAASAMNADSASKRIATAGDSLAKRAAAADARARATALDSLRQAAVDSALRSLGMSVPNRARPDSVKSRPPPDSVRRP, from the coding sequence GTGGCAAACCCTGCACGCCTTGGCAATCGAGTCGACGCCGGTCTTCTGATCGCGTGCGTCGGATTGTCGTTCATCGCCATCGTGCTCCGGGACCAAGACCGCGAGCCGATCGCCAGCGCGCTGCGCCGAACCGTCGTCGCGCCGCTCGTCGGGTTGCAGCGCGGCGCCGAACGTTGGCGCGTCGCCTACGTCACGAACGACGCCCGGCAGATGGCGGTCGATTCCGTCGTGATGCGCACCATGAACTCACAGGCGCTCCAAGTCGAGAACGACCAGCTGCGGCGGATTCTCGGACTGGGCTCGCGCCTCGAGTGGGGCTTCGTGCCCGCGGACGCGCTGCGCGGCACCGCGCCGAGCGAACAGCTCGTCACGACGCTCACGCTCACAGCGGGAAGCACCGCCGGCGTCACGCGCTACAGCCCGGTCGTCGCACCGGAAGGGTTGGTCGGCACGATCCAGACCGCCGACCCGACGATGAGCATCGCGATCCTCTACACGAATCCCGACTTCCGCGCGAGCGCGATGGCGGTGGACGGCTCGACGTTCGGGATCATCTACCCGCACGCGCAGCGCGGGAGCGGGAGCGACGCCTACATGCTCGAGATGCGCGGCGTCCCCACCAAGATCCAACTCAAGCCCGGAACGACGATCTACACGTCCGGGCTCGGCGGAACGTTCCCGCGCGGCATCACGATCGGCACGATCGTCGTCGAGCTCAAGACGTCGGAAGTGTGGACGCGAACGTATCTCGTGCGTCCGGCGGTGACCCCGTCGCAGGTGACGACGGTGCTGATTCTCACGCCAAAGCGCATCTCGCAGGGAACCGGCAACATCTGGGGCGCGGCGTCGGCGATGAACGCTGATTCCGCCTCGAAGCGTATCGCGACGGCGGGAGACTCGCTCGCCAAGCGGGCCGCGGCGGCCGACGCTCGCGCTCGCGCCACCGCGCTCGATTCGCTGCGCCAGGCGGCGGTAGACTCGGCCCTTCGATCCCTCGGCATGTCGGTGCCAAACCGAGCGCGCCCCGACTCCGTGAAATCCCGTCCCCCCCCCGACAGCGTCAGGCGGCCGTAA
- the mreD gene encoding rod shape-determining protein MreD, whose translation MTWNTAVRTIVACAILIVLHYTLRPLLAWRASIDFLVIALLIGSVRMRPGAAAVYGFMLGFVADSVDVSGFGAAALAMSLVGFSASWLKAVFFADNLVLNGFFLFIAKWVFDVLFLILGRNAHGTELMVQMFVWSPIAAAVTAVAGVVVLTILRPLMETRTA comes from the coding sequence GTGACCTGGAATACGGCCGTTCGGACGATCGTCGCCTGCGCGATCCTCATCGTGCTTCACTACACGCTCCGTCCGCTCCTCGCGTGGCGCGCGTCGATCGACTTTCTCGTCATCGCGCTGCTGATCGGATCGGTGCGGATGCGACCCGGCGCGGCCGCGGTGTACGGGTTCATGCTTGGCTTCGTCGCCGATTCCGTGGACGTGAGCGGTTTTGGCGCGGCAGCGCTCGCCATGTCGCTGGTCGGGTTCTCCGCGTCGTGGCTCAAGGCGGTATTCTTCGCTGATAATCTCGTGCTGAACGGATTCTTTCTGTTCATCGCGAAGTGGGTCTTCGATGTGCTGTTCCTGATTCTCGGCCGAAATGCGCATGGCACCGAGCTGATGGTCCAGATGTTCGTGTGGTCCCCGATCGCCGCCGCCGTCACGGCCGTAGCCGGCGTCGTAGTGTTGACGATTTTACGGCCGTTGATGGAGACGCGGACGGCATGA
- the rodA gene encoding rod shape-determining protein RodA, translated as MPAARRINVDLPLLLTAIALTIYGLAVVYSAGQTDVRTPATGAYRLQAIWTMVGILGAFAVSRASVRLVEWMTVPAYALTLVMLVALLAGFGSGAGTATSTSGWLTVAGHRLGQPAELAKLTVVLMLAHVLSQNRVTPKSMIELWKPLAIAGVPLLLIMAQGDLGTSIVFVGIFFAMLFWAGVPWQLLILLASFVISLILGFDPYVWGAWFLLLLGLVLWYKPFLGEGLFVVAGNAMMGIVGPLLWEHLKPYRQNRLRVFIDPSVDPRGSGYHVIQSITAIGSGGWFGRGYLQGPQKRGGFLPEQYTDFIFAVVGEELGFIGVMIALTLFLFLFLRVIRISERANDSFSSLVAFGLLASWFTHVLENVGMTLNVMPITGIPLPFFSYGGSFMLACWLSVGLLARISSEGRGGLAGPLKV; from the coding sequence ATGCCAGCGGCGCGACGAATCAACGTCGATCTGCCGCTGCTCCTCACGGCGATCGCGCTCACGATCTACGGTCTGGCCGTCGTCTACTCGGCCGGGCAGACGGACGTGCGCACGCCGGCGACCGGCGCGTACAGGCTCCAGGCCATCTGGACGATGGTCGGCATCCTCGGCGCGTTTGCCGTGAGCCGAGCGTCCGTGCGGCTCGTCGAGTGGATGACGGTACCAGCCTACGCGTTGACACTCGTGATGCTCGTCGCGCTGCTCGCGGGTTTCGGATCCGGCGCCGGCACGGCAACGAGCACGTCGGGCTGGCTCACCGTCGCGGGACATCGCCTCGGACAACCGGCCGAGTTGGCAAAGCTCACCGTCGTGCTCATGCTCGCGCACGTGCTGAGTCAGAATCGCGTGACGCCGAAATCGATGATCGAGCTGTGGAAGCCGCTCGCCATCGCCGGCGTGCCGCTGCTGCTCATCATGGCGCAGGGCGACCTCGGCACGTCGATCGTATTCGTCGGAATCTTCTTCGCGATGTTGTTCTGGGCCGGCGTGCCGTGGCAGCTGCTCATTCTGCTCGCGAGCTTCGTGATCAGTCTGATCCTCGGCTTCGACCCGTACGTGTGGGGAGCCTGGTTCCTGTTGCTGCTCGGCCTCGTGCTTTGGTACAAGCCGTTCCTCGGCGAAGGACTGTTCGTCGTCGCGGGAAATGCGATGATGGGCATCGTCGGGCCGCTGCTCTGGGAGCACTTGAAGCCGTATCGGCAGAATCGGCTCAGAGTGTTCATCGATCCGTCGGTCGACCCGCGCGGCAGCGGCTATCACGTCATCCAGTCGATCACGGCGATCGGATCCGGCGGCTGGTTCGGGCGCGGCTACCTGCAGGGTCCGCAAAAGCGCGGCGGCTTTCTCCCCGAGCAGTACACCGACTTCATCTTCGCCGTGGTTGGCGAGGAGCTCGGATTCATCGGCGTGATGATCGCGCTCACGCTCTTTCTCTTTCTCTTTCTGCGCGTGATTCGCATCTCCGAACGAGCGAACGATTCGTTCAGCAGTCTCGTCGCGTTCGGTCTGCTCGCCAGCTGGTTCACGCACGTGTTGGAGAACGTGGGCATGACGCTCAACGTCATGCCGATCACCGGAATTCCGCTGCCCTTCTTCAGCTACGGCGGATCGTTCATGCTCGCGTGCTGGCTCTCCGTCGGATTGCTCGCGCGCATCTCGAGCGAAGGGCGCGGAGGGCTTGCTGGGCCCCTCAAGGTGTGA
- a CDS encoding folylpolyglutamate synthase/dihydrofolate synthase family protein, whose translation MDVALSLPPLSVATQPKLADYRDALAFLFARTTGAFKFGLERTTALLAALGNPERRYPSIHVAGTNGKGSSVATMSALLTAKGFKVATYTSPHLMDFRERMVVGGSMISSDDVVAFVTTHLPLIEEIGASFFEATTAMAFDFFARAAADVAVIETGLGGRLDSTNVLRPIVAGVTSIGLDHTEYLGNTLAAIAAEKAGIFKPGRPAVIGERDPRIRDVLIEHAMYAGASVVRATDEVGVDRVIVDASGTTCDVDWRGQRTTLHTPLAGRHQADNLAFALVALDAAGSDYAFSATEASKHLGDVQVPGRFQQHGRFIFDVAHNPAGIEVLVRTIGAVSPARPITALVCVLGDKDWREMLRLLSGVASRFVLTMAPTAPASRAWNLDEAAAFACSLGVEVEAIADFAAALDRAESRAGGGTVLVTGSFHTVGDALALLHVSPMAR comes from the coding sequence ATGGACGTCGCCCTGAGCCTGCCTCCGCTGTCCGTGGCAACTCAACCGAAACTCGCCGACTACCGGGACGCGCTCGCGTTCTTGTTCGCGCGCACCACCGGCGCGTTCAAGTTCGGTCTCGAGCGGACGACCGCGCTGCTCGCCGCGCTCGGCAATCCCGAGCGGCGATATCCATCGATCCACGTGGCCGGCACGAATGGGAAGGGGAGCAGCGTGGCCACGATGTCGGCCTTGCTCACCGCGAAAGGGTTCAAGGTGGCAACGTATACGTCGCCACATCTCATGGATTTTCGCGAGCGCATGGTCGTCGGCGGTTCCATGATCTCGTCCGACGACGTCGTCGCGTTCGTGACCACCCACCTGCCGTTGATCGAAGAGATTGGCGCGAGCTTCTTCGAGGCGACGACGGCGATGGCGTTCGACTTCTTCGCTCGCGCCGCCGCCGACGTCGCCGTGATCGAGACGGGACTCGGCGGCCGTCTCGATTCGACGAACGTCCTGCGCCCGATCGTCGCCGGCGTGACCTCGATCGGCCTCGATCACACCGAGTATCTCGGAAACACGCTCGCGGCGATCGCCGCTGAGAAGGCCGGAATCTTCAAACCGGGACGCCCCGCGGTGATCGGCGAACGCGATCCGCGCATCCGCGACGTGCTCATCGAGCACGCCATGTACGCCGGCGCCTCCGTCGTTCGCGCCACCGACGAAGTCGGAGTCGATCGCGTGATCGTCGACGCGAGCGGCACGACGTGCGACGTCGATTGGCGCGGCCAGCGTACGACGCTGCACACGCCGCTTGCCGGAAGACATCAGGCGGACAATCTCGCGTTCGCGCTGGTCGCGCTCGATGCGGCCGGATCGGATTACGCGTTCTCGGCTACCGAGGCCTCGAAGCATCTCGGCGACGTGCAGGTGCCCGGCCGCTTTCAGCAGCACGGCCGCTTCATCTTCGACGTCGCGCACAACCCGGCCGGGATCGAAGTGCTGGTGCGGACGATCGGCGCCGTGTCACCGGCGCGCCCGATCACGGCTCTCGTCTGCGTGCTCGGCGACAAAGATTGGCGAGAGATGCTGCGCTTGCTGAGCGGCGTGGCGTCGCGATTCGTCTTGACGATGGCGCCGACCGCGCCGGCGAGCCGGGCGTGGAACCTCGACGAGGCGGCGGCGTTCGCGTGCTCGCTCGGTGTGGAGGTCGAAGCCATCGCCGATTTCGCCGCCGCGCTCGACCGCGCGGAATCCAGAGCGGGGGGCGGCACGGTGCTCGTCACCGGCTCGTTTCACACGGTAGGAGATGCTCTCGCGCTGTTGCACGTATCCCCAATGGCCCGATAG
- the accD gene encoding acetyl-CoA carboxylase, carboxyltransferase subunit beta: MAWWNKKDKKARQPRRERLEIPADVWEKCEACGHTDIREKFARNMNVCPNCDYHRRIRAAEYCALLLDEGSMEEVEVDLRSTDPLGFPEYPQRLKKASAKVGETDALLACTGTLDDLPVNAGVMDFAFMGGSMGSVVGEKISRLAQRSLERKYPLIIVSASGGARMQEGVLSLMQMAKVSAVLAQLAERRIPYISILTNPTTGGVSASYAMLGDAILAEPGAVIGFAGPRVIKQTLGQDLPEGFQTSEFLLDHGMLDSVTHRRNLKRTVSQLLRHMSGRPAASGWTSP, encoded by the coding sequence ATGGCTTGGTGGAACAAGAAAGACAAAAAGGCCCGGCAGCCGCGGCGCGAACGACTCGAGATTCCCGCGGACGTTTGGGAGAAGTGCGAGGCGTGCGGACACACGGACATCCGTGAAAAGTTCGCGCGCAATATGAACGTCTGCCCGAATTGCGACTATCACCGCCGCATTCGCGCCGCTGAATACTGCGCGCTGCTGTTGGACGAGGGGTCGATGGAAGAGGTGGAAGTCGACCTCAGGTCGACGGACCCGCTCGGCTTCCCGGAGTATCCGCAGCGTCTCAAGAAGGCGTCGGCGAAGGTCGGCGAGACCGACGCGCTCCTCGCGTGCACGGGCACGCTCGACGACCTCCCGGTCAACGCCGGGGTGATGGACTTCGCGTTCATGGGCGGGTCGATGGGGTCGGTCGTCGGCGAAAAGATCTCGCGCCTTGCCCAACGCTCGCTCGAGCGCAAGTATCCGCTCATCATCGTGTCGGCGTCCGGCGGCGCGCGCATGCAGGAAGGCGTGCTGTCGCTCATGCAGATGGCGAAGGTCTCGGCCGTGCTCGCGCAATTGGCCGAGCGCCGCATTCCGTACATCTCGATTCTCACGAACCCGACGACGGGCGGCGTGAGCGCCAGCTACGCGATGCTCGGCGATGCGATTCTCGCCGAACCGGGCGCCGTGATCGGCTTCGCCGGACCGCGCGTGATCAAGCAGACGCTCGGCCAGGATCTGCCGGAGGGATTCCAGACGTCGGAGTTCCTGCTCGATCACGGCATGCTCGACTCCGTCACGCACCGTCGCAATCTCAAGCGCACCGTCAGTCAGCTGCTGCGCCACATGTCCGGCCGCCCGGCGGCGTCAGGATGGACGTCGCCCTGA
- the hisS gene encoding histidine--tRNA ligase, giving the protein MAQGALPGFRDFYPEQFAERAHLMGVWREVARRFAFVEYDGPPLETLELYTKKSGDEIVGQLYNFTDKGGREIALRPEMTPTLARMAAAKANSLRKPVRWFSVPQLFRYERQQRGRLREHFQLNVDIIGEADVTADAELLAVAIEIMRGCGLTSNDVHARVSDRRLLQSVLSGLGVEEAQLPLVFDVVDKVDRRPRESSIEKLAAAGMSGASIEAFLRLLEHSSLDYIEREFANFPDVRTRTAEIRRYFGFLDGLGVFEWVKFDLKIVRGLAYYSGIVFELFDKAGEMRAICGGGRYDSLLKIVGDADLPALGFGMGDVVLSDLLRERGLMPSRVLGPEVWLVGSDSGDRSAARVREVATNLRRSGLSVEYALRQQSLNSQRSSAKQAGATFVVALPTAAETESLWNTTQAQIHSFEDKEPRSSTVPELAQYLRAEIDKLRAPKPTD; this is encoded by the coding sequence ATGGCCCAGGGCGCCCTCCCCGGCTTTCGCGACTTCTATCCCGAACAATTCGCCGAGCGCGCGCACCTGATGGGTGTGTGGCGCGAGGTGGCGCGTCGCTTCGCGTTCGTCGAATACGACGGACCGCCGCTCGAAACGCTCGAGCTCTACACCAAGAAGAGCGGCGACGAGATCGTCGGCCAACTGTACAATTTCACCGACAAGGGCGGCCGAGAGATCGCGCTGCGCCCCGAAATGACCCCCACGCTCGCGCGTATGGCGGCGGCGAAGGCGAACTCGTTGCGCAAGCCGGTGCGATGGTTCTCGGTGCCGCAGCTCTTCCGCTACGAGCGTCAGCAGCGCGGGCGTCTTCGCGAGCACTTCCAGCTCAATGTCGACATCATCGGCGAGGCCGACGTCACGGCCGACGCCGAGTTGCTCGCCGTGGCCATCGAGATCATGCGCGGCTGCGGCCTCACGTCCAACGACGTGCATGCGCGCGTTTCGGATCGGCGCCTCCTTCAGAGTGTGCTGTCGGGTCTCGGTGTCGAGGAAGCTCAGCTGCCGTTGGTGTTCGACGTGGTCGACAAGGTCGACCGGCGTCCCCGAGAGTCGTCGATCGAAAAGCTGGCGGCCGCGGGGATGTCGGGTGCATCCATCGAGGCTTTTCTTCGCCTGCTCGAACATTCGAGCCTCGACTATATCGAGCGTGAGTTTGCGAACTTCCCTGACGTGCGCACACGTACGGCCGAGATCCGCCGCTATTTCGGATTCCTGGATGGATTGGGGGTGTTCGAGTGGGTGAAGTTCGATCTCAAGATCGTCCGCGGCTTGGCGTATTACAGCGGCATCGTCTTCGAGCTGTTCGACAAGGCGGGCGAGATGCGCGCCATCTGCGGCGGGGGGCGCTACGATAGTCTGCTCAAGATCGTCGGCGACGCCGACTTGCCGGCGCTCGGATTCGGCATGGGCGACGTCGTGCTGAGCGATCTGCTGCGGGAGCGCGGGCTCATGCCGTCGAGGGTGCTTGGACCTGAAGTTTGGTTGGTCGGGTCGGACTCCGGCGACCGGTCCGCGGCGCGTGTTCGAGAGGTGGCGACGAACCTTCGTCGCTCGGGGCTGAGCGTCGAATACGCGTTGCGGCAGCAATCGCTCAACTCGCAGCGAAGCTCGGCGAAGCAAGCCGGTGCCACTTTCGTCGTTGCTCTGCCGACGGCCGCGGAGACAGAGTCGCTGTGGAACACGACCCAGGCCCAGATCCATTCGTTCGAGGACAAGGAGCCGCGCTCGTCCACGGTGCCTGAACTCGCCCAATATCTCCGCGCCGAAATCGACAAGCTTCGCGCGCCCAAACCAACCGACTAA